The Primulina tabacum isolate GXHZ01 chromosome 16, ASM2559414v2, whole genome shotgun sequence genome window below encodes:
- the LOC142528445 gene encoding uncharacterized protein LOC142528445 has product MAENRENDRHVQPEAIPIRDHFRPVINNHYSGIARGTINANNFELKPALINMVQQNQFARTTTSDPHVHLRTFLEITDTVKINNVPDDTIRLRLFPFSLRDQAREWLQSLPFGSITTWQELATKFLAKYFPPAKSAQLKIEISTFRLTDFEQLYEAWERDNRLLLKNCKFLKRCSTSPTRTLEAMEDIENVLNPPPGFNTSNGEGKPSFEDLVGTFVSESGKRMSRTESRLDNLETHMASIGATLKILESQVGQITKQLTSQPSGAVQKTAEPNLREVNAIFIQHEEIGVVSREEKVDQPTPSKGSRGKKGLEDLKNLQSNIQSVEQEEVAFTEEDDKGRQGGFPQKLQDPGEFVVPCEIGGQLVEKAICDSGASVNIMPSFLYEKLGLSRIKPTGLSLQMADKSVRTPLGIVEDVELKIDKIRLLADFVVLDMGKSQNVRAILGRPFLATAGAVIDLRQGKLTMAVDGQNIELKASKISYDPP; this is encoded by the exons ATGGCTGAGAACAGAGAGAATGACAGACACGTCCAGCCAGAGGCGATTCCTATAAGAGATCACTTCCGACCAGTGATCAACAATCATTACTCTGGTATTGCAAGAGGGACAATCAACGCCAATAATTTTGAACTGAAGCCTGCTCTAATCAATATGGTTCAGCAAAACCAGTTTGCTAGGACAACCACCTCTGATCCTCACGTTCACCTGAGAACCTTCTTGGAGATAACGGATACGGTAAAGATTAATAATGTGCCTGATGATACTATTAGACTGCGTTTGTTTCCGTTTTCTCTCAGGGATCAAGCACGAGAATGGCTTCAATCGCTTCCCTTTGGAAGTATCACTACTTGGCAAGAGCTGGCGACGAAATTTCTGGCAAAATACTTTCCCCCtgcaaagtctgcacagttgaagattgagatcagCACTTTTAGACTGACTGACTTCGAGCAATTGTATGAAGCTTGGGAaag GGACAATCGTTTGTTGTTGAAGAATTGCAAGTTCCTGAAGAGGTGCAGTACGTCACCAACAAGAACTTTGGAGGCTATGGAGGATAtagag AATgtattgaatcctccaccggggttcaatacatcaaatggggaagggaaGCCATCATTTGAGGACTTGGTTGGGACATTCGTTTCTGAATCTGGTAAGAGGATGTCTAGGACTGAGTCTAGGCTTGACAACCTTGAGACACACATGGCGAGTATTGGTGCTAccttgaaaatccttgaatcgCAAGTGGGGCAGATAACGAAGCAACTCACATCTCAACCATCAGGCGCAGTGCAAAAGACCGCAGAACCAAATCTGAGAGAGGTGAATGCCATTTTTATACAGCATGAAGAGATTGGAGTAGTAAGCAGAGAAGAGAAAGTTGATCAGCCGACTCCAAGCAAAGGGAGTCGAGGTAAGAAAG gtcttgaagatctcaagaacctacaatCTAACATTCAGTCTGTAGAGCAGGAAGAGGTGGCTTTTACTGAAGAAGATGATAAGGGGAGGCAAGGAGGTTTTCCTCAGAAGCTACAAGACCCTGGGGAATTCGTCGTACCATGTGAAATAGGGGGTCAGTTAGTGGAAAAAGCCATCTGTGATTCAGGAGCAAGTGTGAACATAATGCCAAGTTTCCTTTACGAGAAACTTGGATTGAGTAGGATAAAGCCCACAGGACTAAGCTTGCAGATGGCGGATAAATCGGTTAGGACACCGCTGGGTattgtggaagatgttgaacttaAGATTGATAAAATAAGGCTCTTAgcagattttgtggtgcttgacatGGGGAAAAGTCAGAATGTTCGTGCTATTTTAGGACGACCATTTTTGGCTACTGCTGGAGCCGTCATTGATTTGAGACAAGGAAAACTGACCATGGCGGTTGATGGTCAAAACATAGAACTCAAGGCTTCCAAGATATCATACGATCCACCATGA
- the LOC142530053 gene encoding uncharacterized protein LOC142530053 isoform X2: MASKRKMEITVVDENERVLFSTFQNVANHLCQLYAQASANQKQAFEAGQHYSYVKMHEWIAAKLEEGKLLTLPDILGYLQDKMSVPTMRHTEQWGCGTDQNCASASHGELTTPFSSAQQSISSQDMPVEMNSDVTMD, translated from the exons ATGGCATCCAAGAGAAAGATGGAAATCACTGTTGTGGATGAGAATGAAAGGGTTTTATTCTCTACTTTCCAGAATGTTGCTAACCATCTTTGCCAATTATATGCACAGGCTTCTGCTAACCAAAAGCAGGCTTTTGAGGCTGGACAGCACTATTCCTAT GTGAAAATGCATGAATGGATTGCAGCAAAGCTGGAAGAAGGGAAACTGTTAACCCTGCCTGATATTCTTGGCTATTTGCAG GATAAGATGAGTGTACCAACCATGAGGCATACAGAACAATGGGGTTGTGGAACTGATCAGAATTGTGCAAGCGCATCGCATGGAGAGCTTACCACTCCATTTTCCTCTGCTCAGCAAAGCATAAGTTCTCAAGATATGCCTGTGGAAATGAATTCTGATGTTACTATGGACTAA
- the LOC142530053 gene encoding uncharacterized protein LOC142530053 isoform X1 gives MASKRKMEITVVDENERVLFSTFQNVANHLCQLYAQASANQKQAFEAGQHYSYVKMHEWIAAKLEEGKLLTLPDILGYLQISDSKCRYQINGKDKMSVPTMRHTEQWGCGTDQNCASASHGELTTPFSSAQQSISSQDMPVEMNSDVTMD, from the exons ATGGCATCCAAGAGAAAGATGGAAATCACTGTTGTGGATGAGAATGAAAGGGTTTTATTCTCTACTTTCCAGAATGTTGCTAACCATCTTTGCCAATTATATGCACAGGCTTCTGCTAACCAAAAGCAGGCTTTTGAGGCTGGACAGCACTATTCCTAT GTGAAAATGCATGAATGGATTGCAGCAAAGCTGGAAGAAGGGAAACTGTTAACCCTGCCTGATATTCTTGGCTATTTGCAG ATCTCTGATTCTAAATGTCGATACCAAATTAACGGAAAGGATAAGATGAGTGTACCAACCATGAGGCATACAGAACAATGGGGTTGTGGAACTGATCAGAATTGTGCAAGCGCATCGCATGGAGAGCTTACCACTCCATTTTCCTCTGCTCAGCAAAGCATAAGTTCTCAAGATATGCCTGTGGAAATGAATTCTGATGTTACTATGGACTAA